Genomic window (Clarias gariepinus isolate MV-2021 ecotype Netherlands chromosome 4, CGAR_prim_01v2, whole genome shotgun sequence):
GTGTATACTTTTCACTTTTACTTCAGTACATAGTACAACAAATATACATACTTTCTaattcactacatttctgcatggcgtTTGTTACCTATCCAAGTGTGTAGCACTTGAGGTGGTAATATCACCACCTGCTGACAACATACTTGCATGATTTGTCTTCCCTCCATAAAACACTTAATCATGTATCAGGTGTTTGAAAGCTCAAGTGGAggaatttatattttactatgacttaaAGGCTACAGTGAGCTCAAACAAGTTCTGTACTTAATTTAAAGGAAAGGTCTTTTGTCCATGTAAAAGTAGGACTTGTCATGAGTAAAATTTTACTAAATCATATTTTACCAAGGttatctttacttttacttaagtataagATTTGTGTATTTCGTCCACCACCGGTTATAGCCCATTAAACATCATTCAGAACAATGAAATGCATTTGGATTTTGTGAAAACCAACATAATGGCATCACCCGTTGATGTGTTTTGCCTTTTGGCATTGGCTCAGGTAAACAGAACTTCAAGGGTTTTGGAGGAATAGGCCTTGCTGTTTTTAGAGCCAGAGATTCGCAACCTGAAGTTGCTTTTttaggagaaaaaataaaaaggactgGAGGAACCAAACCATAAGTCTGGAAGAGAATAGAGGCCATATAATTTGCCCAAAGAGGCCACTGACTGCTGGGGGCAAAGAGATGCAAAGCATGGATGGTGTGTACTGGAAGGCACAGGAGAACCAGGAGACATAAGGACAGAACTAGAGAGCGGGACCAGCCTGAGGTTTTCATCTGGAGCTCAGAGAGACTCATCATAGTCTGTCGTGACATCACACAGCTAATATCTACATATAAGCCCAGTAGAATGAGTAGGGGAATAAAAAGAACAGCAACATCATAGACATAGACCAAAAATGTTGGGCTGAGAACTGTGTCATGAGCACAGACACCCCAGTGGCTGCCATGAATTTCTGCATAGGTGAGGTTGTTCAGGTCTTCCATCAGGAACTTGGACAGGAATCCACCATAAGGAAGGTACTTGCCAATCACTGATTGAGGTTTGGGGTGAGGTTGGGGCTTATGTATAGTCTGATTGGGCCAGATAAATCCCAACTCATCCATGCCCCAGGTGTCCACTGAGTTGCCCACGATAAACTGTGAGAAGGCAGTTACAACAGAGCAAATCCAGGTGAGAAGCACCAGGCATAGCATCCGCCGACGTGTTACCAAACCTGCATACctgaaaaacatgtaaacaagtATTTAGACCTGGCCTACATCCAGATGTGAACAAATTCCAGTCAAGAAGTTGTAACTCACCTGTGGCCTAATCGGcagtgtaggtgtgtgttgaGGGTGAGAAGCACCAGCAGCCACACAGTGAACTGTCTGACCAGCAAGGGGAAGCACACCAGCATGATGCACGTGTACAAGCACTGGGTGCTCCTCAGGTTCAGCAGCATATTAACTGGAATGTCCATGGCACCCCCGATAGCTCCCACCCAGCCCAAACAGAGCTTTAGACAAGACGAAACACTCTTAACATGGCTGTCTGATCCTAAGAGCATACACAACCTAACGTTCAAGCCAATCACAGATGCTGAGAGCACACACTGTGCCATGGAGAAGAGCCACACCTGATGCATGGTACCTGGGTAAGGAAGATagaaaaacacttttatttgaAAGGAGTGAATAATTCAAGATATTAAGAGTAAGGAAGCATGGTGCACAATTGCTCAGTAACAGCAGTGTGGAAAACTCCCTGCTTTAATCCTTTAATCTCGTACGGCCATCCTTTTTTGCAAAGGATGTAGAGGAGATAAAAGAATGCTATGAGGAGAATAAAACAGAACTCTAATTTTAACTGGACAGTtgaagattggaaaaacatCACTTGACCTTTTTCCAGTCTTCATATGTCCAGTTTCAGTGTCCCTGTTCCCACTGTAGCTTCAGGGTCCTGTTTTTGGTTGACAGGGGATAGAACCTAATGTGGTATTCTGCTgatgtagcccatccgccttaaGGTTCACCATGATGTGTGATACGTTTCTGCTCATCATTGATTTGAGTGGTTATTTGAGTTCCTGTGGAGACCCGGTCAGCTCAGACCAGTCTGGTCATTCTTCTCGGGTATCTCGCATTAGATAGAAGGTGTTTGCCCCCACAGAACTGCCATTTAACAGCTATTTTTTCCTTCACACCATTTTATGTAAATACTTCCTAGTGTTGTGTATGAAAATCTATGGACTTCTGGAGCACTTCTGGCACATCATCCATGCTTCTGTTAAAGTGATTAAGATCCCATTTTTCACCATGTTAATGTTTGAGGTGGAATTTACCTGAAGCTCATGACCTGTACGTTGATCAGTTTTAAAACCATCATTTTGAAAACACCTAAAGTTTTGGTTCCCCTTCACTCCACAAGGCCTGGCACTAGGACATTGACGGCGGAACCTTGAGTGCTGTAAGTTGTGGAGAGGTGCCTCCTTGGATCAAATCATTTGTGTGTCTAGCCCTTggatgcttgatcagattgggatctggggggTTGGGAGGCTGGttttgggctctttgcctgctggaccCCATGCTTGGCAGGCTGTGGCACagtgggtgttctggtgcctttctagcTTGGCCAGCATTcactttttttctgtgatttCTGCTGTACTGGTTTTTCTGTGCAAATGGGCTGGATGGGCTGGCCTTTGATCCCAGTCGGCATGGGTGAGTCTTGGGTGCCCACGACCCTGTCATCGGTTGGCTTTCAATACTATTCAATCCACCTGgtgatggttttaatgttaagccTGATGGATGTAGCTGCATGATTTTTCTGCAATTCAACACTGCACCATTACCTCATTGGATAACTACATAAATGCTCAGGTGTACTTTTTAGCAAACGTGTCTAAGCTAACTGTTATCATTCAAAAGCCCAAAGACAGATCAGTTGCTTTTATGGACAGCTTGTCATATAATGCCCTCACTAGTTTGACAGAAATTTAATTCATTGTGTATTTAGACAAATGGcagtaaaaggaaaaagaaaagaaaaaagaatggaGAGAAATATAGAAAATGGATGTTAAAATAACTCCACAGGCTTTCGATATGACACTTATCACTGCTCATCATAATGAGCTTCAGCTTTTCAACAGGCTAGTGACACTAATCAGTTTTGAAATGGCCATGAGCATTTCACATTAATGAGCAATGCCTTAATCCACTGCTTTtctgctctgtgtgtgcgtgtgcgcccGCAAAAATTCGAGGTATGCCTCGTTTTTCGTTGTTTCACTGCTCTTACAAATTGATTACATGGAATAATTAatgggtttttaaaaatttgtaatCTTCCCTGAGTAATTCAGGCACACATAATTATCTAGTGAATCGATGAAGCGCCAAGGAACCAACATTGACCTGAAAAATTTCATTAAAGTCCACTCAAGTGCacaacaggagatgtgtttgtTAGGAAAAGCAATGTATGTTTAACAACCATTTTAGCAATAGTGATGTCAAAAACAAGGATGGCACACAATTTGTCTTTAAAAGATATATGAGCCTATTAAGTGCGGCTACAGAGTAAGTACAGGGCGTGTAAGATGTAAGTATGTATTTGATGGAAAGAGTGAATTAAATTACCTGATAAGGTGGATAAAAcggattttttttctgcagaagtTTTAAATCTTTCCTCGGATAATCCCTATCCACGACTCCCTCTCACACTGTCTATCTCAGGCTCTGCTGGATGAAAATAAACTTGCTTTCATAGCCCACACTTATCAGCTTCCTCTCACTTCATTCTAAAGCCTATGTAAACATATCGATAGTGTTGATGTGAGGGTAGGCCTGCTCTTTCCATTAAACCAGTGCAAAGTGCAGCATTGACACTAGGTTCACTTGGGAAATACACATAAATGGGTTGGACGAAATGCAATCCGAGAATGAGTGTTGTTCCATCAGATAGAAATGTGGTTCTGCGCCAAAATCCTGATGGCATCCACCTGTCAGTTTTTGAATTAACAGATTAAGAATTAAGGGTTCTGTATTTTACTATTTATGTAACAAGTTAacatatagtactgtgcaaaggtcttgaacCACCCCTGAGTTCTTCATAGTAAAAATCACCtggaaattaaatgaaagaaatgggaacaagtGTTTTACTGCAATAGTGTCGTAAAATCCAGTTGGAAAATTGGTTGGTGAAAATCCAGGCGACTGATCTGTGCCAGCAAAACAACAGAGATCAATgatgatataaaaataaataaataaataaataaataaataaatatcgaTTTTTGccaagtgtgtgttaatgggaATGCTTCAGACAagaaactgtgcatttgggttttcccTTATGTCAGGTACATTATAACGTTATAAAGAGTAAATTCTACCACTACTGGAATATGGGAGTAATgtcgcaaaaatgtagaactctaaAATTGAAACATGAAAGTGAAATTTTTTGCCATAGAAAtccatttaaaaagaatttgtTTGCTCAGTTTATATAGttggtttaaattaaattaaaaacagttcATCATAATACCCaagttgtgctaaaaaaaaaaaaaaaaaaacgttactctatactgcacaatcctgagccctacagcatatatatttttttttaaataatgccgtTTTAAGGGCTACGTCACAACCTCTAAAGCATCATTTCCCATCTCATCTTCCaaacattcagcatcaccagcctgataatctgttatcatctgcacctgtttcttactgttTCATGGCTTacattatatgtttttcatGGTTGAATAATTcattgtgtggcttaacaaacctAAAATGCTTTACTTCGTGGCCTACagtaacaaacaaacatacaaaaaaaaacatttctctgaaactactcaggtacagggactagactgaaaatgagagccaaaaaagtattttaggAAACCTGAAGAACTGTTCCTCAAGCCAATCTTGCTATTGCTTAAGATGGctagttaatatataaaattttaagaaataagaGTGGCTCATGACGTTTGCCCTGCATATAGGGGTCAGAGGTCTTCAAAAGTGCTCGTTAATCAcgcaaaaaatttttattttgtttataccTCAAACTGCCTTTATTCCCTCCtctttcagtgtctatgtaaataagcTGAGGTCTTGCCACACCCCACcaaagaacagcagagctgagggCATCTCCACATACAAGGTCACATTTGGagggaaaatggaaaaagaaaaaaaaaagcaagagatCCATTTTTCaaccttttatttttgtttgtactgtacatgaacacCAGAGACCAagctgaatgtctaaaaatgccTAAaggtgaattttgcataataggttcTTTTTAGAGAAAGGTGAAAATGGTGTTCTCGTCTCGAAGACAGTCTCGAACACAGTCTCGAATACAATGTGAATATTCTGCTTACCAAATAAGAAATAGAAATGCGCCAACAgccaaaaatacagtacatggacACTTACCTAGATGAAAGACTAAGCTAAACACTGCATAGCTATGGTTACATCAGATTTGTTTTACAGTCTCTGTAATCTAATTTTCAATGAATGCAATCATGTTGTGAAAATTAGTTTGGACCTCAAAGGAATAAAACAAGCAATGGTCCTGTGTGTTCATTGCCTTTATTTCCAGTAGCAGGTGGAAGCCCACTGCAAGACCACTGCCTACGAGCCTGGTCGTGGAAAGCCATTATGTTCAATACAACAGCTGGAGAGGTTCAAAACCATCATAGTGTAGAGGCGTAGAAGAGTATAGTGAAGCAGAACTAAAAGTATTGAAAggctgtttattaacagcatcTTGAATAAGTGTTCTCTTTTTAAATCCCAAAGCCACTCAGGACATATCTACAATATCCAGATCACCAAAGCAAGGATGCAAAGTGggcatcattttattttttatttaaggagAGTAGTCTTTAGGCTTTTCAGGTGGGACCATTCAAAGCAATCATGTGGGAGTCATTAGGTCAAACGCTTGCTTTGCATGATGGTATAATGGCAAAGGAAGATGATCCCACTGGGCTCTCTGATGCAAAACTGTTCCCTCATGGTTTTCCAAGACTAGAACAGCTTTATACCCACCTAAACAAGTTCATATTACACCAGGTCAAGCAGACCGGTCATGTTTTCCATTATCATCAAATCTAATGGAAATCTCATGCTAAGGaaagaaatgaaatgatttaGATTTTGTTGCTGTAATTCAGTTGCACAACAACCCTCACCAAGATACCATGGTGATTAAATGAATAGATTTGAATATATTTCAGTGATATTCAAGCCTTGGATAGTGTCAATTcttcataaacacacattcaagCACATCTTTCAATAGCTGAATGATTTTCCCTTTAAAGAGTAATCTATTATTCCATCTTACACAATTCACAACTGTATAAAAAGACTCGACATCAAGTAAAGGCAGTATGCTTGCATCTAAACATTACTGAGGCATTGACGCAGTCCTGACACACATTCATGTACACCTCTATCACTTATCCCATTCTCTGTATTGTCATGAAAACTGGCTGCACAGAATGCAAGGAACTAGGTGTCGAGTACCTCCTAAGTTTCTTATGCATTACTTTATGAATACAGCTAGGAAAATGGACTTTGGAGAATATAACATTATGGATTTCTGCTAGAGCTCATTTAAAGCGAGGCATTGTTCCATCTATTCTTGCACCATGGGAGAAATACAACATTTATTAAGTTCCTCCATGTCTACAAAAGAGCTTAATGAGGTGGAAGCCCTATTCAAAATGTAGCTGTGCCTATACTAATTTCCATTATTCCGATCCCTAGTAATTATTCACTGTGGTAAAAATGAAGTCCTTTGTTTCAGTATTCGTTTTGTAAATCATGTAATGTGTGTGCTTTAATTTGTGTATGTTGATAGTTACTCCAGGCAGGGATTAATGATTAAGTTTTAATTCACTCGTTTGTTTTCCCTGGCAGTGTGCTCATGCTCAAGAAATTGTGataaatgatgatgattttttgGAATCATTTTATATGTAGATAGGAAAAAACACACTTAAAGTTAACATAAAGCCATTAATGAAGTAATTAGGTAATACAAAATGTGCTAATCTGACAGACAATAGGGACAATGGCTTGAACTGGAGGGTTACGCTTAGATTAAAGTATCTTTAAAGAAGACAAAACaaagaacttttaaaaaaatatatatattattaagaCAATTTGACTATGAAATTAGCTTGATATATCAACCAAAGAGTATGTATGGCATTGCTCGCATACCaggtgttcatgtttttttactatatatatatatatatatatatatatatatatatatatatatatatatatatatatatatatgtctggaTATAGTGTATATGTAAAGCCACCAGGCTTCCTTGGCATTTAGAACATGATCTGTCTCTGTGAGAAGGTTCTAGGAAAAGATGACTGGATGACAGGGGTGTTAGCACTGCGTCTTTCCACATtacattgctttgttgtatagCTCACTATAGTGTGGTCACAAGGCTGGGGACAAAATGTCACATCAATTCATCGACCTCTGTTGCTTTGACTAGTGCCCATCTCGAATTGGAGCATTTATGCTGGTTAAGATGATTTCACACAATGTCTGACCATCTGTCATCCCTGAAGCTTTTACCAGGGTTAAGATTTCCGATTTGAAGACCAGTAATTCTAAAGTAattcaaaaagtttcaagattaATTCTGTTCACAAGGTGTTTTTTCGCCGTATATCCTCTCTCAAACACCTTAAAACCTGGTAGTAGAATTCGCTATTGATGGTCTGGCCCCCAGGGACAAATTCTAGGTTGTACCACGAATGCCTCATGTCGAACAAGATAATGGTTGATCTGCGGACCTGTCTTGACTTTTTCGTCTGTGAAGATGATGGGCTCTTTCACAGTAAAGACCGTTACTTCGTCTCAGGGTCGTATGCATACACCCAAGTTTtatcaccagtaatgatcctTGACATGAAGGACGGGTCATCCACGGCACGCTGACGAAGTTCTTGGCAGATTTAAAACAACGTtacttctgctcctgggtcacCAGCCTGGGGTCGAACTTGGCAGCAACGTGGctcatgttcaaatcacacctGAGGGTTGCCTGGACTGTTCCATATGACACAATGtcaatggcagcaatgttgcAGAGGGTCGAGCTCGttaaaggtcttcctgatctttcACCATCTTCCAGAAATGTTCTTTTGCTCTTGAAGTGTGCTTTCTTTGTTTTAACCTGCTGTCCATAATGAAATATCCCAAATGGTCAGAATCCTCTCCGCTCCAACGAAAATTTCCTGTGGGGATAGACCTATGAGTCAATGATAGCTTACACTAGAAATTAAGCTcacatttattattgtattaattattattattattattattattacttgggtccaagcactatagggtgtgcaggaccctcttgttttcctaaggatttttttcccactcTTTTGGacttaacatgcttaaaaactcatgaaaattggcagacagttACGATGTCTAAGAGTCGCGTGGCCTGGGGCCCCCAGGGGACGCCACACGAGATTTTGCTggatagctcatacacactttcatgTAGGCACACGGAACTCAGTACACATTTGAAGCTCACTGAGCCAAACAACTTTCATTGCATGTCATAGGCTCAACTTAACAGGAGGCCGGTTGTTTTGGATCGTTCGCAAAAACGCActtgatggattttgatatactcctcttagggaatttatacgatcgtCACCAAACCAGGCcggt
Coding sequences:
- the LOC128520015 gene encoding adenosine receptor A2b-like; translation: MHQVWLFSMAQCVLSASVIGLNVRLCMLLGSDSHVKSVSSCLKLCLGWVGAIGGAMDIPVNMLLNLRSTQCLYTCIMLVCFPLLVRQFTVWLLVLLTLNTHLHCRLGHRYAGLVTRRRMLCLVLLTWICSVVTAFSQFIVGNSVDTWGMDELGFIWPNQTIHKPQPHPKPQSVIGKYLPYGGFLSKFLMEDLNNLTYAEIHGSHWGVCAHDTVLSPTFLVYVYDVAVLFIPLLILLGLYVDISCVMSRQTMMSLSELQMKTSGWSRSLVLSLCLLVLLCLPVHTIHALHLFAPSSQWPLWANYMASILFQTYGLVPPVLFIFSPKKATSGCESLALKTARPIPPKPLKFCLPEPMPKGKTHQRVMPLCWFSQNPNAFHCSE